Proteins found in one bacterium BMS3Abin11 genomic segment:
- the xseB gene encoding exodeoxyribonuclease 7 small subunit has product MPAKKSSTPDFETAMKELEQIVESMENDQLTLDESLQKFERGVELSRICQENLKKAEQKVEQLVKKHGQLVIEPFNDDQEST; this is encoded by the coding sequence ATGCCTGCGAAAAAATCCAGCACACCCGATTTCGAAACTGCAATGAAAGAACTCGAACAGATTGTAGAGAGCATGGAAAATGACCAGCTGACACTGGACGAATCACTGCAGAAATTTGAGCGCGGTGTAGAACTCAGCCGCATCTGCCAGGAAAACCTGAAAAAAGCCGAGCAGAAAGTCGAACAGCTGGTAAAAAAGCATGGCCAGCTGGTCATTGAACCATTCAATGACGACCAGGAAAGCACCTAA
- a CDS encoding CNP1-like family protein — protein sequence MKTLIIVLVSFLPMTLQAGQADPVFDDVEKDQYVPRKDENKQPQKLTIEGMPEYPRDSNLRKLEIRKSKSTFYVDISSITSSKKDNIVRMVTVAISPHGARTVSYEGFDCGYRRYMAYGYAGSDGPIRPFDEQTWKPVVDEGNGRYRATLIDNYLCGHFAYAANRDKILIRMNGLKAYKKQDRDN from the coding sequence TTGAAAACTCTTATCATTGTGCTGGTCAGCTTTCTACCAATGACATTGCAGGCTGGTCAGGCTGATCCTGTTTTTGATGATGTTGAAAAAGATCAGTATGTCCCACGTAAAGATGAAAACAAGCAGCCGCAAAAGCTGACGATTGAAGGGATGCCTGAGTATCCTCGCGATAGTAACCTCAGAAAACTTGAGATACGCAAGTCGAAATCTACATTCTACGTGGATATCTCATCAATCACATCCAGTAAAAAAGATAATATCGTACGCATGGTAACTGTAGCGATCTCCCCTCACGGTGCTCGTACGGTCAGTTATGAAGGTTTTGATTGTGGTTACAGGCGCTACATGGCGTATGGTTATGCCGGCTCAGACGGCCCTATACGGCCATTTGATGAGCAGACATGGAAGCCTGTGGTCGATGAAGGTAATGGTCGATACCGGGCGACTCTGATCGATAATTATCTCTGCGGCCATTTTGCCTATGCAGCGAACAGGGACAAAATTCTTATCAGAATGAACGGTTTGAAAGCTTATAAAAAGCAGGATAGAGACAATTAG
- the coaBC gene encoding coenzyme A biosynthesis bifunctional protein CoaBC gives MEELTGKNILLGITGGIAAYKSAVLCRDLIRMGAEVRVIMTEAATHFITPLTLQALSGHPVHSDLFAVEAEHGMGHIKLARWADRVLIAPASAQTIARLAHGEADNLLTTTVLASEAPLLIAPAMNTVMWQDAAMQGNIDLMLARGVTILGPASGDQACGEDGLGRMLEPSEIIEHLQLQLQPELLVGKNIVITAGPTWEAIDPVRGLTNHSSGKMGFALASALHDAGANVKLISGPVHLRPPHGVDCINITSALEMADTVKDNISDCDIFVAVAAVADYRPVTNANQKIKKKAETLTLELVRNPDILAMVAALENAPFTVGFAAETENITEYAAQKLAEKRIDLIAANPVSGDNSAFDSESNELTLFDRNGNSHLSRCSKSLLAQKLTKEIAQRYHETYPAKDT, from the coding sequence ATGGAAGAGCTTACAGGCAAAAACATACTCCTGGGCATCACCGGCGGCATTGCGGCCTATAAAAGTGCCGTGCTATGCCGTGATCTGATACGGATGGGCGCTGAGGTTCGGGTCATCATGACTGAAGCGGCGACGCATTTTATAACGCCGCTTACTCTGCAGGCATTAAGTGGCCACCCTGTCCACAGCGACCTGTTTGCCGTTGAGGCAGAGCATGGCATGGGGCATATTAAGCTGGCGCGCTGGGCTGACAGGGTTCTTATTGCACCGGCCAGTGCACAAACCATTGCCAGGCTTGCGCATGGTGAAGCTGATAATCTGTTGACCACTACCGTGTTGGCCAGCGAGGCACCCTTGCTGATTGCGCCGGCGATGAATACAGTCATGTGGCAGGATGCGGCTATGCAGGGAAATATAGACCTGATGCTTGCTCGTGGTGTAACAATACTCGGCCCAGCTAGCGGAGATCAGGCCTGTGGTGAAGATGGCCTCGGCCGCATGCTGGAACCGTCAGAGATCATTGAACATCTTCAGCTACAACTGCAACCAGAATTGCTTGTCGGGAAGAACATCGTCATCACAGCAGGACCCACCTGGGAAGCCATTGATCCTGTACGGGGCCTGACCAATCACAGCTCCGGCAAGATGGGTTTCGCTCTGGCTAGCGCCCTCCATGATGCGGGGGCAAACGTCAAGCTGATTTCTGGGCCTGTCCACTTACGTCCGCCACATGGCGTAGACTGCATCAATATCACCAGTGCACTGGAAATGGCTGATACCGTAAAGGATAATATCTCCGACTGTGATATTTTTGTCGCTGTTGCCGCTGTCGCTGATTATCGGCCGGTAACTAACGCAAACCAGAAAATAAAGAAGAAAGCTGAAACACTTACTCTGGAACTGGTACGTAACCCGGATATCCTTGCCATGGTCGCCGCCCTGGAGAATGCGCCATTTACCGTCGGTTTCGCTGCTGAAACTGAAAATATTACCGAGTATGCAGCACAAAAATTAGCCGAAAAAAGAATAGATTTGATTGCAGCAAACCCTGTCAGCGGCGACAATAGCGCGTTTGATTCAGAATCAAATGAACTGACCCTGTTTGACCGCAACGGTAATAGTCATCTCAGCCGCTGCAGTAAAAGCCTGCTGGCCCAGAAACTGACTAAGGAAATTGCACAACGCTATCATGAAACATATCCAGCTAAAGATACTTGA
- the parC gene encoding DNA topoisomerase 4 subunit A, protein MTKRKSSKSSSSSNRGVQAQLALENENIENMAMASFAEKAYLDYSMYVILDRALPSVADGLKPVQRRIVYAMSELGLNAAAKFKKSARTVGDVLGKYHPHGDSACYEAMVLMAQSFSYRYPLIDGQGNWGAPDDPKSFAAMRYTEARLTRYTELLLSELGQGTVDWGQNFDGTLEEPLLMPARLPTLLLNGTSGIAVGLATDIPPHNLREVAAACIRLLEQPKASIAELCEHIQGPDYPTAAEIITPIADIHSIYESGTGSLRMRATWDREDGNIVIGNLPHQVSGSRLLEQIAQQMIAKKLPMVDDLRDESDHENPVRLVIVPRSNRVDVDQLMAHLCATTDLERSYRVNMNAISTGGRPKLYNLRELLVEWLQFRTQTVTRRLQYRLEKIETRLHILEGLQIAFLNIDEVIAIIRNEDKPKPVLMERFSLTGTQAESILDLKLRHLARLEEFRLHAEHDELAKERDELAKILGSKARMKTLVRKEILRDSEEFGDPRRSPLVERDAAHAIDPASMVPSEGITVILSRRGWVRSAKGLDVDAESLGYKPGDELLQASSGRSNELLVFIDSTGRAYTVPAHKLPSARGHGEPLNSQLSPVGGSHFCGMMFGKPDDYFLLSTSAGYGFVTRLGDLQSKNRKGKVVLKLTKGADILQPVQVGDIVNDWLALAGSTGHLLVYSIEDLPVMARGKGVKLINIPTKKFETGEEKLAAAMVFKNGQKLLVYAGKRYRRLKSAEMDDYWGARAQRGRLLPKGYRLVDKIIIERK, encoded by the coding sequence ATGACTAAACGAAAATCATCGAAATCGAGTTCATCCTCTAACCGCGGGGTGCAGGCGCAGCTGGCGCTGGAGAATGAAAATATCGAGAACATGGCGATGGCCAGTTTTGCCGAGAAGGCCTATCTCGATTATTCCATGTACGTCATTCTGGACAGGGCTCTGCCATCGGTGGCTGATGGTCTGAAGCCGGTGCAGCGACGTATAGTTTATGCGATGTCCGAACTCGGGTTGAACGCCGCAGCAAAATTCAAGAAGTCGGCACGCACGGTGGGTGATGTGCTGGGTAAATATCACCCACACGGTGACAGTGCCTGTTATGAGGCGATGGTGCTGATGGCGCAGTCATTCAGTTATCGCTATCCACTGATTGATGGCCAGGGTAACTGGGGTGCTCCCGATGACCCGAAATCATTTGCTGCCATGCGTTACACTGAAGCACGTCTGACACGCTACACCGAACTGTTATTGAGTGAGCTGGGACAGGGCACGGTAGACTGGGGGCAGAACTTCGACGGTACGCTTGAAGAGCCATTATTGATGCCTGCACGCTTGCCGACACTATTATTAAACGGTACTTCGGGTATTGCGGTAGGTCTGGCGACAGATATCCCACCGCACAACCTGCGCGAAGTCGCCGCCGCTTGCATACGTCTGCTGGAACAACCAAAGGCAAGCATCGCTGAACTCTGTGAGCATATCCAGGGGCCAGATTATCCTACCGCTGCAGAGATCATTACGCCGATAGCTGATATCCATAGCATCTATGAAAGTGGTACGGGCAGCTTGCGCATGCGCGCTACCTGGGACAGAGAAGACGGCAACATCGTTATCGGCAATCTGCCGCATCAGGTTTCTGGTTCTCGCCTGCTGGAGCAGATTGCACAGCAGATGATCGCAAAAAAATTACCCATGGTGGACGATTTACGCGATGAATCAGACCATGAAAACCCGGTCAGACTTGTCATAGTCCCACGTTCCAATCGGGTTGACGTGGATCAGTTAATGGCCCATTTGTGTGCCACAACGGATCTCGAGAGATCCTACCGCGTCAACATGAACGCGATCAGTACGGGCGGCCGGCCAAAGCTGTATAACCTGCGCGAACTGCTGGTGGAATGGCTGCAGTTCCGCACTCAGACTGTGACCCGGCGTTTGCAGTATCGGCTTGAGAAAATTGAAACACGTTTGCATATTCTCGAAGGCCTGCAGATTGCCTTCCTCAATATAGATGAAGTCATTGCCATCATCCGCAATGAGGATAAACCCAAACCTGTATTGATGGAGAGGTTTAGCCTGACGGGTACACAGGCTGAGTCGATACTTGATCTTAAACTACGCCACCTGGCCAGGCTGGAGGAATTCCGTCTGCATGCTGAGCATGATGAACTGGCAAAAGAAAGGGATGAACTGGCTAAAATTCTCGGTTCAAAGGCGAGGATGAAAACACTGGTACGCAAGGAAATATTGCGTGATTCAGAAGAGTTCGGTGACCCGCGCCGTTCGCCACTGGTAGAAAGAGATGCAGCCCATGCCATAGACCCTGCTTCCATGGTACCGTCTGAAGGTATTACCGTAATACTTTCCAGACGCGGCTGGGTACGTTCAGCCAAGGGTCTGGATGTGGATGCCGAAAGCCTCGGTTATAAGCCGGGAGACGAACTGCTACAGGCATCCAGCGGGCGCAGTAATGAACTGCTGGTATTTATTGACTCTACCGGCCGGGCCTATACTGTTCCCGCGCATAAACTGCCTTCTGCAAGAGGGCATGGGGAGCCCCTGAACTCCCAGCTTAGTCCAGTGGGTGGTTCTCATTTTTGCGGCATGATGTTCGGCAAGCCGGATGATTATTTCCTGCTTTCTACCAGCGCAGGCTATGGTTTTGTCACGCGTCTCGGTGACCTACAAAGTAAAAACCGTAAGGGCAAGGTGGTGCTTAAACTGACAAAGGGTGCCGATATATTGCAGCCGGTACAAGTTGGCGATATCGTGAACGACTGGCTAGCCCTGGCGGGTTCAACAGGGCATTTACTGGTATACAGCATCGAAGACTTACCGGTTATGGCACGCGGTAAAGGCGTTAAGCTGATTAACATTCCGACAAAGAAATTTGAGACGGGTGAAGAAAAACTGGCAGCTGCGATGGTATTCAAGAATGGTCAGAAACTACTGGTCTATGCTGGCAAGCGATACCGTCGCCTGAAGTCTGCTGAGATGGATGACTATTGGGGTGCCCGTGCACAACGTGGACGATTGCTACCGAAAGGTTACCGGTTGGTGGATAAAATTATCATTGAAAGGAAATGA
- the clcA gene encoding H(+)/Cl(-) exchange transporter ClcA codes for MPKAHFRKTRRQLTSRRVWRTRLVFWSGAVLVGLAATALAISSDRAGQAFSRILETSPYIPIVLTPLGLVLITWLTRSFVPSAEGSGIPQVIAALQIKHDSDRRDILSLRMAFSKGLLVILGIISGASIGREGPTVHIAAAITYAMSRIARFPLHDIGRGLIVAGAAAGLAAAFNTPLAGIVFVIEEIRRSYEKNTSGTILTAVIIAGMTALTIQGDYQYFGTVTTSLELSQMLGVVITTGVIGGLAGGLFGALLLVGTRKLTNFRNSRPYALALLCGLSLAGLGLASGGLTYGTGYAEAQNLVSGGESNGFSYALMKLSATIISYWSGIPGGIFSPSLSVGAGIGAGIAEWFPTVPSAAVILLGMVAYFTGVVQTPITAVVIIMEMTAEQSLLLPLMATALIAEGISKLINPKSIYRQLAMDFMKDVHKKKHGK; via the coding sequence ATGCCAAAAGCCCATTTTCGTAAAACACGGCGTCAGCTAACTTCTCGCCGGGTGTGGCGGACGCGTCTGGTTTTCTGGTCGGGTGCTGTGCTGGTCGGCCTGGCAGCCACAGCACTTGCCATCAGCAGCGACCGTGCAGGACAGGCTTTCTCACGTATTCTTGAAACGAGCCCCTATATCCCAATAGTTCTGACACCCTTAGGGCTGGTACTGATCACATGGTTAACCCGAAGCTTTGTCCCGTCTGCCGAGGGCAGCGGCATCCCGCAGGTAATTGCCGCCCTGCAGATAAAGCACGACTCAGATAGAAGAGATATTTTGTCACTGCGCATGGCGTTCAGCAAAGGCTTACTCGTCATACTTGGTATTATTTCCGGTGCATCCATCGGTCGTGAGGGGCCAACGGTTCATATCGCCGCAGCTATTACCTATGCCATGTCGCGTATTGCTCGCTTTCCTCTGCATGATATCGGCAGAGGTCTGATTGTTGCCGGCGCTGCCGCCGGTCTGGCAGCCGCTTTCAATACACCTCTGGCCGGTATTGTTTTCGTAATCGAAGAAATCCGCCGCAGCTATGAGAAAAATACCAGCGGTACCATACTCACTGCTGTCATCATTGCAGGAATGACGGCTTTGACTATACAGGGCGATTACCAGTATTTTGGTACAGTAACCACCAGTCTTGAACTCTCACAGATGCTTGGCGTAGTCATTACCACTGGTGTTATCGGTGGCCTGGCAGGAGGTCTTTTCGGCGCCCTGCTATTAGTTGGCACACGCAAACTGACAAACTTCCGCAATAGCCGCCCCTACGCTCTGGCACTGCTGTGCGGCTTATCATTAGCGGGTCTTGGCCTGGCATCCGGCGGCCTGACCTATGGCACGGGCTATGCTGAAGCCCAGAACCTGGTTAGCGGAGGGGAAAGCAACGGCTTCTCCTATGCCCTGATGAAACTCTCAGCCACCATCATATCCTACTGGAGCGGTATACCCGGCGGTATATTTTCCCCCTCCCTGTCTGTCGGTGCCGGTATCGGAGCCGGTATTGCAGAATGGTTCCCAACAGTTCCTTCTGCTGCCGTTATACTTCTTGGTATGGTGGCCTACTTCACTGGTGTCGTACAAACGCCAATTACCGCCGTAGTCATCATCATGGAAATGACAGCGGAGCAAAGCTTATTGCTGCCCCTGATGGCCACCGCATTGATTGCCGAAGGCATCTCAAAACTCATCAATCCAAAATCCATCTATCGCCAGCTGGCTATGGATTTCATGAAAGACGTGCATAAGAAGAAGCATGGTAAATGA
- the algC gene encoding phosphomannomutase/phosphoglucomutase, which produces MTQQDVRSKSFPDEIFKAYDIRGIVDKTLTTDITRKVGQAFGTEALSRDVDTVAIAHDGRLSGPALNAALIEGLLASGCNVIDIGMVPTPVLYFATYHLNTGTGIMITGSHNPPEYNGLKMVMAGETLAGDRIQELKQRILDGNFSNGHGQLREEDIKSAYIQRILSEGLLSRELHAVVDCGNGVASEIAPELFTKLGCKITPLFCETDGNFPNHHPDPSQPDTLNDLIRTMHETSADIGLAFDGDGDRLGVVTTEGKIIWPDRQLILYARDILKKSPGAHIIYDVKCSQTVDAEIRRAGGKPEMWKTGHSFIKARLRETGAELAGEMSGHIFFNDHWYGFDDGLYAAVRLLHILANDTRNASEVFADLPDTVNTPELGLTMVEGEHYRLIDELIAKAEFPDGKVSKIDGLRVDFDNGFGLVRASNTTPKLVFRFEADNEKNLETIMQRFRDLINDTRPGLDLPF; this is translated from the coding sequence ATGACCCAGCAAGATGTACGCAGCAAAAGCTTCCCCGATGAAATTTTCAAGGCCTACGATATCCGCGGTATAGTAGACAAAACACTGACTACCGACATCACCCGCAAGGTCGGTCAGGCATTTGGCACCGAAGCCCTGTCCAGAGATGTAGACACGGTAGCTATTGCGCATGATGGTCGACTGTCCGGGCCTGCGCTTAACGCCGCGCTTATTGAAGGCCTGCTGGCAAGTGGCTGCAATGTTATCGACATCGGCATGGTGCCGACCCCTGTGCTGTACTTTGCCACCTATCATCTCAATACCGGCACCGGCATCATGATCACCGGCAGTCATAATCCCCCTGAATACAATGGTCTGAAAATGGTCATGGCCGGAGAAACACTGGCCGGTGATCGTATCCAGGAATTGAAGCAACGCATACTCGATGGCAATTTTTCTAACGGCCATGGCCAACTCAGAGAAGAAGATATCAAATCTGCCTACATCCAACGTATTCTGTCAGAAGGCTTGCTGTCACGCGAATTGCATGCCGTGGTGGATTGCGGCAACGGTGTTGCCAGTGAAATAGCCCCTGAGTTATTCACGAAACTGGGCTGTAAAATTACCCCGCTGTTCTGTGAAACAGACGGAAATTTCCCCAACCACCATCCAGACCCCAGCCAGCCCGACACACTGAATGACTTAATCCGTACCATGCATGAAACCAGTGCAGACATCGGCCTTGCTTTCGATGGCGATGGCGACCGTCTGGGTGTGGTGACGACGGAGGGAAAAATCATCTGGCCGGATCGTCAATTGATCCTGTATGCCAGGGACATCTTAAAGAAATCCCCTGGCGCCCATATCATCTACGATGTCAAATGCTCACAAACCGTTGATGCAGAAATCAGGCGTGCGGGTGGCAAACCTGAAATGTGGAAAACTGGACATTCCTTTATCAAGGCAAGGCTACGAGAAACCGGTGCAGAACTGGCGGGCGAAATGAGCGGTCATATATTTTTCAACGACCACTGGTATGGCTTCGACGATGGGCTCTATGCCGCAGTGCGCCTGTTGCACATACTGGCAAACGATACACGCAATGCTTCAGAGGTCTTTGCAGATCTTCCCGATACGGTAAATACACCTGAACTTGGCCTGACCATGGTAGAAGGTGAGCATTACAGGCTGATTGACGAACTGATTGCCAAAGCTGAGTTCCCTGATGGAAAAGTCAGTAAAATTGACGGCCTGAGAGTCGATTTTGATAATGGTTTCGGGCTGGTAAGGGCCTCCAATACCACACCAAAACTGGTATTCCGCTTCGAAGCAGATAATGAAAAAAACCTTGAAACTATCATGCAGCGCTTCAGAGATTTAATCAATGACACACGGCCCGGCCTTGATCTTCCTTTCTGA
- the dut gene encoding deoxyuridine 5'-triphosphate nucleotidohydrolase, with translation MKHIQLKILDSRIGNVIPLPEHATKGSAGVDLRACLDQPITVKPGETHLIGTGIAIHVADPGFAAMLLPRSGLGHKHGIVLGNLIGLIDSDYQGELKVSCWNRGDTEFTVKPGERICQMIIVPVVQAKYEIVEEFDESDRGAGGFGHTGTH, from the coding sequence ATGAAACATATCCAGCTAAAGATACTTGATTCAAGAATTGGAAATGTGATTCCTCTACCGGAACACGCCACAAAGGGTTCTGCCGGTGTCGACCTGCGTGCCTGCCTGGATCAACCAATAACGGTAAAACCCGGTGAGACCCACCTCATCGGTACGGGTATTGCTATCCATGTTGCAGACCCCGGCTTTGCCGCCATGCTGCTGCCCCGCTCAGGCCTCGGCCACAAGCATGGTATTGTCCTCGGCAACCTTATTGGCCTGATCGACTCAGACTATCAGGGCGAACTGAAGGTCTCCTGCTGGAACCGTGGCGATACTGAATTTACAGTAAAACCCGGCGAACGTATCTGTCAGATGATTATCGTTCCCGTCGTTCAGGCAAAATATGAAATCGTAGAAGAATTTGATGAATCTGATCGCGGTGCCGGCGGCTTCGGTCATACCGGCACTCACTAA
- the parE gene encoding DNA topoisomerase 4 subunit B — MSSTYDASSIEVLTGLEPVRKRPGMYTQTERPNHLIQEVVDNSVDEAISGYCNEIRIVLLRDGSVSVADNGRGMPVDIHKREGVSGVEVILTRLHAGGKFSNKNYRFSGGLHGVGVSVVNALSSKLEVRIRRNGIEYQQFFADGHKQSELKQIGKVGKKNSGTLIHFWPDAQFFDSIKFSLRQLKHVLRAKAVLCPGLKISLMLEADPEQNESWLYEDGLRDYLLDELGEIPLVPAELFSGKFSDDDKGVEWVIAWLPDAGELVTESYVNLIPTSLGGTHNNGLRSGLVDAVREFCDFRKLLPRGIKLSPDDVWLRCSYVLSLHMTEPQFSGQTKERLSSRDASGFVSQAIKDAFSLWLNHNTAEAEIIVQLAISNAIARQRAGKKVQRKKLTSGPALPGKLADCVAQDLEVTELFLVEGDSAGGSAKQARNRNTQAILPLRGKILNTWEVDSTVVLGSLEVHDIAVALGLDPGSDKLSNLRYGKVCILADADSDGAHIATLLCALFLRHFPALVEAGRVYVAMPPLYRIDVGKTVRYALDDEEKEAVLQQIKDDGLRGKVNVQRFKGLGEMNPPQLRETTMDPDTRRLVRLEFTPGDMTFNVMDMLLAKGRAGDRKAWLSEKGDEAQLEA; from the coding sequence ATGAGTAGCACCTACGATGCCTCCAGTATTGAGGTGCTCACAGGGCTTGAGCCGGTGCGCAAGCGACCGGGTATGTATACCCAGACTGAACGTCCCAATCACCTGATACAGGAGGTGGTTGATAACAGTGTTGATGAGGCCATTTCGGGATATTGTAACGAGATTCGTATCGTTCTGTTGCGTGATGGATCTGTCTCGGTGGCTGATAATGGTCGTGGCATGCCGGTTGATATCCACAAACGTGAGGGAGTGTCCGGGGTAGAAGTGATACTTACCCGCCTGCATGCAGGCGGTAAGTTTTCCAATAAAAATTATCGCTTTTCCGGTGGCCTGCATGGCGTCGGCGTCTCCGTAGTTAACGCCCTGTCCAGCAAGCTGGAAGTACGTATTCGGCGCAACGGTATTGAATACCAGCAGTTCTTTGCTGATGGTCATAAACAATCAGAACTAAAACAGATAGGCAAGGTGGGTAAGAAAAATTCCGGTACCCTGATTCATTTCTGGCCGGACGCCCAGTTTTTCGACTCGATAAAATTCAGTCTGCGCCAGCTGAAGCATGTACTGCGGGCAAAAGCAGTGCTTTGCCCGGGACTGAAAATCAGTCTGATGCTGGAAGCGGATCCCGAGCAGAATGAAAGCTGGTTGTATGAAGATGGATTGCGTGATTATCTGCTGGATGAGCTGGGTGAAATACCGTTAGTCCCGGCTGAACTTTTTTCCGGTAAATTCAGCGACGATGACAAGGGGGTCGAGTGGGTCATTGCATGGTTGCCGGATGCAGGCGAACTTGTTACTGAAAGTTATGTAAATCTCATTCCTACCTCACTGGGTGGCACCCATAACAATGGTTTGCGTAGTGGCCTGGTAGATGCCGTACGCGAGTTCTGCGATTTCCGAAAATTGTTGCCACGCGGGATAAAACTTTCTCCCGATGATGTATGGCTGCGCTGTTCATATGTGCTGTCTCTGCACATGACAGAGCCGCAATTTTCAGGCCAGACCAAGGAGCGTTTGTCTTCGCGGGATGCCTCAGGTTTTGTTTCCCAGGCCATCAAGGATGCTTTCAGCCTGTGGCTGAACCACAATACTGCAGAGGCTGAAATCATTGTGCAGCTGGCCATCAGTAATGCCATTGCCAGGCAGCGTGCAGGGAAAAAGGTACAGCGAAAAAAACTCACTTCGGGGCCGGCACTGCCGGGCAAGCTGGCTGATTGTGTTGCACAGGATCTGGAAGTCACCGAGCTGTTTCTGGTCGAAGGTGATTCAGCCGGCGGTTCAGCGAAACAGGCACGCAACCGCAATACCCAGGCCATCTTGCCGCTACGCGGAAAAATATTGAATACCTGGGAGGTTGATTCCACCGTTGTGTTAGGTTCACTGGAAGTGCATGATATTGCTGTTGCTCTGGGGCTGGATCCGGGGTCCGATAAGCTGAGTAATCTGCGCTATGGCAAGGTATGCATACTGGCTGATGCAGATTCGGATGGTGCGCATATTGCTACGCTTTTGTGCGCCTTGTTCCTGCGACATTTCCCGGCACTGGTGGAGGCCGGCAGGGTCTATGTGGCCATGCCACCCTTATATCGCATTGATGTCGGCAAGACGGTACGCTATGCCCTTGATGACGAGGAAAAAGAAGCTGTGCTACAACAGATAAAGGATGATGGCCTGCGCGGCAAGGTCAATGTGCAGCGTTTCAAAGGGCTGGGTGAAATGAACCCGCCACAGCTGCGTGAAACGACGATGGATCCAGATACACGTCGTCTGGTACGTCTCGAATTTACTCCCGGCGACATGACATTCAATGTCATGGATATGCTACTCGCCAAAGGTCGTGCAGGCGATCGCAAGGCCTGGCTGAGTGAGAAGGGTGATGAGGCACAATTAGAAGCGTAA